A single Sorex araneus isolate mSorAra2 chromosome 8, mSorAra2.pri, whole genome shotgun sequence DNA region contains:
- the TMEM143 gene encoding transmembrane protein 143 isoform X2, with the protein MRRGSMTIKHWLRLRGKELAMLHVTREVWAFRVRIWPLLLGSPRALSSLATKMGVYRKIWSPTEPREWAQQYRERFIPFSKEQLLHLLIQDFHSSPMQKAALEAFSAHVDFCTLFHYQRVLTELQAMYDPINPDRDTLHESSLSDPQRLANEQEVLRALEPLLDQANFSPLSEDALAYALAVHHPQDEVQVTVNLDQYIYIHFWALGQRVGQMPLKLSANSLRGFFIRSPPAERRYFKRVVLAARTKQGRLVLKSFKDTPLEGLELLLPELKVRTPRLQRALLNFTLLVSGMAFFVNVGMVVLSDLKVATSLLLLLFAVFMGLRASKMFGQRRNVQALELAHMLYYRSTSNNSELLCALAHRAQDEHTKETLLAHSFLARRPLGLGDQPEETSRWLQSEVENWLLTQSGFEVTFNGTRALAHLQALTSTTEMYPPPGFPTLDLLATTVPPAAPSSGIPGQKSLYPAPPHHLVGH; encoded by the exons ATGCGCAGAGGCTCAATGACAATCAAGCATTGGTTAAG GCTCAGGGGAAAGGAGCTGGCCATGCTGCACGTGACCCGGGAAGTCTGGGCATTCAGGGTCCGAATATGGCCCCTGTTGTTAGGGTCCCCCCGGGCCCTATCGTCGTTGGCAACCAAGATGGGGGTGTACCGCAAGATTTGGAGCCCCACGGAGCCCCGCGAGTGGGCCCAGCAGTACCGCGAGCGTTTCATTCCGTTCTCCAAGGAGCAACTGCTCCACCTCCTGATACAG GATTTCCACTCCAGCCCTATGCAGAAGGCAGCTTTGGAGGCGTTTTCAGCCCACGTAGATTTCTGCACCCTGTTCCACTACCAGCGCGTCCTGACGGAGCTGCAG GCCATGTACGACCCCATCAACCCTGACAGGGACACCTTGCATGAGTCTTCGCTCTCGGACCCCCAGCGTCTGGCCAATGAGCAGGAGGTGCTTCGGGCTCTGGAGCCCCTTCTTGACCAGGCCAACTTCTCCCCGCTGTCCGAGGATGCCCTGGCCTATGCGCTGGCAGTCCACCACCCGCAGGATGAGGTCCAG GTGACAGTAAATTTGGATCAGTATATCTACATTCACTTCTGGGCCCTGGGGCAGCGCGTCGGGCAGATGCCTCTGAAGCTCAGTGCGAATTCCCTGCGTGGTTTCTTCATCAGGTCGCCGCCCGCGGAGAG GAGATACTTTAAGCGGGTGGTCCTCGCCGCCCGCACCAAACAGGGGCGCCTGGTACTGAAAAGCTTCAAGGACACGCCCCTGGAGGGCCTGGAGCTGCTGCTGCCGGAGCTGAAGGTGCGCACGCCGCGTCTGCAGCGCGCCCTGCTCAACTTCACGCTGCTCGTCTCGGGCATGGCCTTCTTTGTCAACGTGGGCATGGTGGTGCTGTCCGACCTCAAGGTGGCCACGtcgttgctgctgctgctcttcGCTGTCTTCATGGGCCTGCGCGCCTCCAAG ATGTTCGGGCAGCGGCGCAACGTGCAGGCGCTGGAACTGGCGCACATGCTCTACTACCGCAGCACATCCAACAATTCGGAGCTGCTCTGCGCCCTGGCCCACCGCGCGCAGGACGAGCACACCAAGGAGACACTGCTGGCACACAGCTTCCTGGCACGGCGGCCCTTGGGCTTGGGTGACCAGCCTGAAG aGACTTCCCGGTGGCTCCAGTCCGAAGTGGAGAATTGGCTCCTGACCCAGTCAGGTTTTGAGGTGACGTTCAACGGAACTCGGGCTCTGGCCCACCTTCAAGCCCTGACCTCGACAACCGAGATGTACCCGCCCCCAGGGTTCCCCACGCTAGATCTCCTGGCTACTACAGTCCCCCCGGCTGCACCCAGCAGCGGCATCCCTGGACAGAAATCTCTCTACCCAGCTCCGCCGCACCACCTGGTTGGGCACTGA
- the TMEM143 gene encoding transmembrane protein 143 isoform X3, translating into MGGDWHEGLRGGWKGSAPCLGYGRPLKVEVQVEWTLMVLKTADPWPFPSFRLRGKELAMLHVTREVWAFRVRIWPLLLGSPRALSSLATKMGVYRKIWSPTEPREWAQQYRERFIPFSKEQLLHLLIQDFHSSPMQKAALEAFSAHVDFCTLFHYQRVLTELQAMYDPINPDRDTLHESSLSDPQRLANEQEVLRALEPLLDQANFSPLSEDALAYALAVHHPQDEVQVTVNLDQYIYIHFWALGQRVGQMPLKLSANSLRGFFIRSPPAERRYFKRVVLAARTKQGRLVLKSFKDTPLEGLELLLPELKVRTPRLQRALLNFTLLVSGMAFFVNVGMVVLSDLKVATSLLLLLFAVFMGLRASKMFGQRRNVQALELAHMLYYRSTSNNSELLCALAHRAQDEHTKETLLAHSFLARRPLGLGDQPEAD; encoded by the exons ATGGGAGGGGACTGGCATGAGGGGCTCCGAGGTGGGTGGAAGGGCTCTGCGCCCTGCCTAGGGTATGGACGGCCTCTGAAGGTTGAAGTGCAAGTAGAGTGGACGCTGATGGTCCTGAAGACCGCTGACCCCTGGCCGTTTCCCTCGTTTAGGCTCAGGGGAAAGGAGCTGGCCATGCTGCACGTGACCCGGGAAGTCTGGGCATTCAGGGTCCGAATATGGCCCCTGTTGTTAGGGTCCCCCCGGGCCCTATCGTCGTTGGCAACCAAGATGGGGGTGTACCGCAAGATTTGGAGCCCCACGGAGCCCCGCGAGTGGGCCCAGCAGTACCGCGAGCGTTTCATTCCGTTCTCCAAGGAGCAACTGCTCCACCTCCTGATACAG GATTTCCACTCCAGCCCTATGCAGAAGGCAGCTTTGGAGGCGTTTTCAGCCCACGTAGATTTCTGCACCCTGTTCCACTACCAGCGCGTCCTGACGGAGCTGCAG GCCATGTACGACCCCATCAACCCTGACAGGGACACCTTGCATGAGTCTTCGCTCTCGGACCCCCAGCGTCTGGCCAATGAGCAGGAGGTGCTTCGGGCTCTGGAGCCCCTTCTTGACCAGGCCAACTTCTCCCCGCTGTCCGAGGATGCCCTGGCCTATGCGCTGGCAGTCCACCACCCGCAGGATGAGGTCCAG GTGACAGTAAATTTGGATCAGTATATCTACATTCACTTCTGGGCCCTGGGGCAGCGCGTCGGGCAGATGCCTCTGAAGCTCAGTGCGAATTCCCTGCGTGGTTTCTTCATCAGGTCGCCGCCCGCGGAGAG GAGATACTTTAAGCGGGTGGTCCTCGCCGCCCGCACCAAACAGGGGCGCCTGGTACTGAAAAGCTTCAAGGACACGCCCCTGGAGGGCCTGGAGCTGCTGCTGCCGGAGCTGAAGGTGCGCACGCCGCGTCTGCAGCGCGCCCTGCTCAACTTCACGCTGCTCGTCTCGGGCATGGCCTTCTTTGTCAACGTGGGCATGGTGGTGCTGTCCGACCTCAAGGTGGCCACGtcgttgctgctgctgctcttcGCTGTCTTCATGGGCCTGCGCGCCTCCAAG ATGTTCGGGCAGCGGCGCAACGTGCAGGCGCTGGAACTGGCGCACATGCTCTACTACCGCAGCACATCCAACAATTCGGAGCTGCTCTGCGCCCTGGCCCACCGCGCGCAGGACGAGCACACCAAGGAGACACTGCTGGCACACAGCTTCCTGGCACGGCGGCCCTTGGGCTTGGGTGACCAGCCTGAAG CTGATTGA
- the TMEM143 gene encoding transmembrane protein 143 isoform X1, whose amino-acid sequence MGGDWHEGLRGGWKGSAPCLGYGRPLKVEVQVEWTLMVLKTADPWPFPSFRLRGKELAMLHVTREVWAFRVRIWPLLLGSPRALSSLATKMGVYRKIWSPTEPREWAQQYRERFIPFSKEQLLHLLIQDFHSSPMQKAALEAFSAHVDFCTLFHYQRVLTELQAMYDPINPDRDTLHESSLSDPQRLANEQEVLRALEPLLDQANFSPLSEDALAYALAVHHPQDEVQVTVNLDQYIYIHFWALGQRVGQMPLKLSANSLRGFFIRSPPAERRYFKRVVLAARTKQGRLVLKSFKDTPLEGLELLLPELKVRTPRLQRALLNFTLLVSGMAFFVNVGMVVLSDLKVATSLLLLLFAVFMGLRASKMFGQRRNVQALELAHMLYYRSTSNNSELLCALAHRAQDEHTKETLLAHSFLARRPLGLGDQPEETSRWLQSEVENWLLTQSGFEVTFNGTRALAHLQALTSTTEMYPPPGFPTLDLLATTVPPAAPSSGIPGQKSLYPAPPHHLVGH is encoded by the exons ATGGGAGGGGACTGGCATGAGGGGCTCCGAGGTGGGTGGAAGGGCTCTGCGCCCTGCCTAGGGTATGGACGGCCTCTGAAGGTTGAAGTGCAAGTAGAGTGGACGCTGATGGTCCTGAAGACCGCTGACCCCTGGCCGTTTCCCTCGTTTAGGCTCAGGGGAAAGGAGCTGGCCATGCTGCACGTGACCCGGGAAGTCTGGGCATTCAGGGTCCGAATATGGCCCCTGTTGTTAGGGTCCCCCCGGGCCCTATCGTCGTTGGCAACCAAGATGGGGGTGTACCGCAAGATTTGGAGCCCCACGGAGCCCCGCGAGTGGGCCCAGCAGTACCGCGAGCGTTTCATTCCGTTCTCCAAGGAGCAACTGCTCCACCTCCTGATACAG GATTTCCACTCCAGCCCTATGCAGAAGGCAGCTTTGGAGGCGTTTTCAGCCCACGTAGATTTCTGCACCCTGTTCCACTACCAGCGCGTCCTGACGGAGCTGCAG GCCATGTACGACCCCATCAACCCTGACAGGGACACCTTGCATGAGTCTTCGCTCTCGGACCCCCAGCGTCTGGCCAATGAGCAGGAGGTGCTTCGGGCTCTGGAGCCCCTTCTTGACCAGGCCAACTTCTCCCCGCTGTCCGAGGATGCCCTGGCCTATGCGCTGGCAGTCCACCACCCGCAGGATGAGGTCCAG GTGACAGTAAATTTGGATCAGTATATCTACATTCACTTCTGGGCCCTGGGGCAGCGCGTCGGGCAGATGCCTCTGAAGCTCAGTGCGAATTCCCTGCGTGGTTTCTTCATCAGGTCGCCGCCCGCGGAGAG GAGATACTTTAAGCGGGTGGTCCTCGCCGCCCGCACCAAACAGGGGCGCCTGGTACTGAAAAGCTTCAAGGACACGCCCCTGGAGGGCCTGGAGCTGCTGCTGCCGGAGCTGAAGGTGCGCACGCCGCGTCTGCAGCGCGCCCTGCTCAACTTCACGCTGCTCGTCTCGGGCATGGCCTTCTTTGTCAACGTGGGCATGGTGGTGCTGTCCGACCTCAAGGTGGCCACGtcgttgctgctgctgctcttcGCTGTCTTCATGGGCCTGCGCGCCTCCAAG ATGTTCGGGCAGCGGCGCAACGTGCAGGCGCTGGAACTGGCGCACATGCTCTACTACCGCAGCACATCCAACAATTCGGAGCTGCTCTGCGCCCTGGCCCACCGCGCGCAGGACGAGCACACCAAGGAGACACTGCTGGCACACAGCTTCCTGGCACGGCGGCCCTTGGGCTTGGGTGACCAGCCTGAAG aGACTTCCCGGTGGCTCCAGTCCGAAGTGGAGAATTGGCTCCTGACCCAGTCAGGTTTTGAGGTGACGTTCAACGGAACTCGGGCTCTGGCCCACCTTCAAGCCCTGACCTCGACAACCGAGATGTACCCGCCCCCAGGGTTCCCCACGCTAGATCTCCTGGCTACTACAGTCCCCCCGGCTGCACCCAGCAGCGGCATCCCTGGACAGAAATCTCTCTACCCAGCTCCGCCGCACCACCTGGTTGGGCACTGA
- the EMP3 gene encoding epithelial membrane protein 3, with protein sequence MSLLLLVVSALHILILILLFVATLDKSWWTLPGQESLNLWYDCTWNNANKTWACSNVSDNGWLKAVQVLMVLSLILCCLSFILFMFQLYTMRRGGLFYATGLCQLCTSVAVFSGALIYAIHAKEILAKLPPGGSFGYCFALAWVAFPLALASGVIYIHLRKRE encoded by the exons ATGTCACTCCTCCTGCTAGTGGTCTCTGCCCTTCACATCCTCATTCTCATTCTGCTTTTCGTGGCCACTCTGGACAAG TCCTGGTGGACCCTCCCGGGGCAGGAGTCCCTGAACCTCTGGTACGACTGCACATGGAACAATGCCAACAAAACGTGGGCCTGCAGCAATGTCAGCGACAATG GCTGGCTGAAGGCAGTGCAGGTGCTCATGGTGCTGTCCCTCATCCTCTGCTGCCTGTCCTTCATCCTGTTCATGTTCCAGCTTTACACCATGAGGCGAGGAGGGCTCTTCTACGCCACGGGCCTCTGCCAGCTCTGCACTA GCGTGGCCGTGTTTTCCGGGGCACTCATCTACGCCATTCACGCCAAGGAGATCCTGGCGAAGCTCCCGCCCGGCGGCAGTTTTGGCTACTGTTTTGCCCTGGCCTGGGTGGCCTTCCCACTCGCCCTGGCCAGTGGGGTCATCTACATCCACCTGCGGAAGCGAGAGTGA